The Halorientalis sp. IM1011 genome window below encodes:
- a CDS encoding thiamine pyrophosphate-dependent enzyme, protein MSVFSAIGEEREIDRDEFTPGIEPQATWCPGCGDFGVLKALKQAMPEIGRTPDETLLVTGIGCSGKLSSYFESYGFHSIHGRSLPVARAAKLANPGLEVIAAGGDGDGYGIGGNHFMHTARENHDMTYIVFNNEIFGLTKGQTSPTSPKGHKSKTQPHGSAKDPVRPMSLSLASGSSYIARTAAVNPNQAKEILIEAMEHDGFAHVDFLTQCPTWNKDAKQYVPYTDVQDDDEFDFDVTDRREAADAMYEAESRLHEGEVLTGRFYVDSDRPSYGEEKRATDEMPDDPLAERYLDEDSEWERSADLLHHHR, encoded by the coding sequence ATGAGTGTATTCAGCGCAATCGGCGAGGAACGGGAGATCGACCGCGACGAGTTCACACCCGGCATCGAACCGCAGGCGACGTGGTGTCCGGGCTGTGGCGACTTCGGCGTCCTGAAGGCGCTGAAACAGGCCATGCCCGAGATCGGCCGCACCCCCGACGAGACCCTGCTGGTCACCGGGATCGGCTGTTCGGGCAAGCTCTCCTCTTACTTCGAGAGCTACGGCTTCCACAGCATCCACGGCCGCTCGCTGCCCGTGGCCCGGGCCGCCAAACTCGCCAACCCCGGCCTCGAGGTGATCGCGGCGGGCGGTGACGGCGACGGCTACGGTATCGGCGGCAACCACTTCATGCACACCGCCCGGGAGAACCACGACATGACCTACATCGTGTTCAACAACGAGATCTTCGGGCTGACGAAGGGCCAGACCTCCCCGACCAGTCCGAAGGGGCACAAATCGAAGACCCAGCCCCACGGCAGCGCCAAGGACCCCGTGCGGCCCATGTCGCTGTCGCTGGCCTCCGGATCGTCCTACATCGCCCGGACGGCGGCGGTCAACCCCAACCAGGCAAAGGAGATCCTGATCGAGGCCATGGAACACGACGGGTTCGCCCACGTCGACTTCCTCACCCAGTGTCCCACCTGGAACAAGGACGCCAAGCAGTACGTCCCGTACACGGACGTGCAGGACGACGACGAGTTCGACTTCGACGTGACCGACCGGCGTGAAGCCGCCGACGCCATGTACGAGGCCGAATCCCGCCTCCACGAGGGCGAGGTACTGACGGGGCGGTTCTACGTCGACAGCGACCGCCCGTCCTACGGCGAGGAGAAACGCGCCACCGACGAGATGCCGGACGATCCGCTGGCGGAGCGGTACCTCGACGAGGACAGCGAGTGGGAGCGCTCGGCGGACCTGCTCCACCACCACCGCTGA
- a CDS encoding methylmalonyl-CoA mutase: protein MYDEDDLAAIRERREEWERETRDPVLDRHGERKDRFATVSNHEVDRLYTPEDVADLDYGDDLGFPGEEPYTRGVYPTMYRGRTWTMRQFAGFGTAEETNERFHYLIDEGQTGLSVAFDMPSLMGLDSDDRMSQGEVGREGVAVDTLRDMEILFDGIDLGEVSTSFTINPSAPVIYAMYLALADDQGVPREEIRGTLQNDMLKEFIAQKEWVVPPAASLDIVTDVIEFAVAETPKFKPVSISGYHIREAGSTAVQELAFTLADGFAYVEDCLDRGLDVDEFGPQLSFFFNSHNSIFEEVAKFRAGRRIYARLMDEWYDAESDATKQMKFHTQTAGQSLTAQQPMTNIVRVTIQALAGVLGGTQSLHTNSFDEALALPSEEAVRVALRTQQIIAEESGAADIVDPMGGSYAIEALTDEVEAETMAYLEEIKAMGDGSVRDGVLTGIEDGYFHREIQDSAYEYQERVDEGEEVVVGVNEYTIAEDTSPDLLRVDETTGERQRERLAEVKDERDDEAVEDALSDLRTAIENDENVMPAIVDAVKVYATMGEIMGVFEEHHGSYQEALGLA from the coding sequence ATGTACGACGAGGACGACCTCGCTGCCATTCGGGAGCGCCGCGAGGAGTGGGAACGCGAGACGCGCGACCCAGTACTCGACCGGCACGGCGAGCGAAAGGATCGGTTCGCGACCGTCTCCAACCACGAGGTCGACCGCCTCTACACCCCCGAGGACGTGGCCGATCTGGACTACGGCGATGATCTGGGCTTTCCCGGCGAGGAACCCTACACCCGGGGCGTCTACCCCACGATGTACCGCGGCCGGACCTGGACGATGCGGCAGTTCGCCGGCTTCGGGACCGCCGAGGAGACCAACGAGCGCTTTCACTACCTGATCGACGAGGGCCAGACCGGACTCTCCGTCGCGTTCGACATGCCCAGCCTGATGGGACTGGACAGCGACGACCGGATGAGTCAGGGCGAGGTCGGCCGGGAGGGCGTCGCCGTCGACACGCTCCGGGACATGGAGATCCTCTTCGACGGGATCGACCTCGGTGAGGTCTCGACCTCCTTCACGATCAACCCGAGTGCGCCGGTGATCTACGCGATGTATCTCGCACTCGCGGACGATCAGGGCGTCCCCCGCGAGGAGATCCGCGGGACCCTCCAGAACGACATGCTCAAGGAGTTCATCGCCCAGAAGGAGTGGGTCGTTCCCCCGGCGGCCTCGCTCGATATCGTCACCGACGTGATCGAGTTCGCCGTCGCGGAGACGCCGAAATTCAAGCCCGTCTCGATCTCCGGCTATCACATCCGCGAGGCCGGGTCGACCGCAGTCCAGGAACTGGCCTTCACCCTCGCCGACGGGTTCGCCTACGTCGAGGACTGTCTCGACCGCGGACTGGATGTCGACGAGTTCGGGCCACAGCTCTCCTTTTTCTTCAACTCCCACAACTCCATCTTCGAGGAGGTGGCGAAGTTCCGGGCGGGCCGTCGGATCTACGCCCGGCTGATGGACGAGTGGTACGACGCGGAGTCAGACGCGACGAAGCAGATGAAGTTCCACACCCAGACGGCGGGGCAGTCGCTGACGGCCCAGCAGCCCATGACCAACATCGTCCGCGTGACGATCCAGGCGCTGGCGGGCGTACTGGGCGGCACCCAGAGCCTCCACACCAACAGCTTCGACGAGGCGCTGGCCCTGCCGAGCGAGGAGGCGGTCCGGGTCGCCCTGCGGACCCAGCAGATCATCGCCGAGGAGTCCGGCGCGGCCGACATCGTCGACCCGATGGGCGGGAGCTACGCCATCGAGGCCCTGACCGACGAGGTCGAAGCCGAGACGATGGCCTACCTCGAAGAGATCAAAGCGATGGGCGACGGCTCGGTCCGGGACGGTGTGCTAACGGGGATCGAAGACGGCTACTTCCACCGCGAGATCCAGGACTCGGCCTACGAGTACCAGGAACGCGTCGACGAGGGGGAGGAGGTCGTCGTCGGCGTCAACGAGTACACCATCGCCGAGGACACCTCGCCGGACCTGTTGCGGGTCGACGAGACGACGGGCGAGCGCCAGCGCGAGCGCCTGGCCGAGGTGAAAGACGAGCGCGACGACGAGGCAGTCGAGGACGCGCTTTCCGACCTGCGGACAGCCATCGAGAACGACGAGAACGTGATGCCCGCTATCGTCGACGCGGTGAAAGTCTACGCCACGATGGGCGAGATCATGGGCGTCTTCGAGGAGCACCACGGCTCCTATCAGGAGGCGCTCGGACTGGCCTGA
- a CDS encoding DICT sensory domain-containing protein yields MSLSELIAGVEDHEKTLTVFNADSDVAAEFRERFADRNVTVRRETTPSGKPGQFVTLSEAEEVLTATSITDLQRMLDGTDGALGLSDSPYQPILDHMDETMFTSWSIEQMVAASREIEDRAWRVGDGTLHAGFQYLSTLRGELPVYERLASKNLDVHTYATPDEEPPEHEGFTLHIERANEIERCWFVVFDGGASATPTETGEPGDQNGEAGNKCALLAEERDPRKFYGFWTYDPDTVDWIVDHLESAYGVVEQ; encoded by the coding sequence ATGTCACTTTCGGAACTGATCGCGGGAGTCGAGGACCACGAGAAGACGCTGACGGTTTTCAACGCGGATTCGGACGTGGCGGCGGAGTTTCGCGAGCGGTTCGCAGACCGGAACGTGACGGTCAGGCGAGAGACGACGCCGAGCGGCAAACCGGGCCAGTTCGTCACGCTGAGCGAGGCCGAGGAGGTGTTGACGGCGACGAGCATCACCGACCTCCAGCGGATGCTCGACGGCACGGACGGTGCGCTGGGGCTCTCCGACAGCCCGTACCAGCCGATCCTCGATCACATGGACGAGACCATGTTCACCTCCTGGAGCATCGAACAGATGGTGGCCGCCTCCCGGGAGATCGAGGACCGCGCCTGGCGGGTCGGCGACGGGACGCTCCACGCCGGCTTCCAGTACCTCTCGACGCTGCGCGGCGAACTGCCGGTCTACGAACGACTGGCCTCGAAGAACCTCGACGTCCACACCTACGCCACCCCCGACGAAGAACCACCGGAGCACGAGGGCTTCACTCTCCACATCGAGCGCGCCAACGAAATCGAGCGCTGCTGGTTCGTGGTGTTCGACGGTGGGGCGTCCGCGACGCCGACGGAAACCGGCGAACCCGGAGACCAGAACGGCGAGGCGGGAAACAAGTGCGCCCTGCTGGCCGAAGAGCGCGACCCCCGAAAATTCTACGGCTTCTGGACGTACGACCCCGACACCGTCGACTGGATCGTCGACCATCTGGAGTCGGCCTACGGCGTCGTCGAGCAGTGA
- a CDS encoding CBS domain-containing protein, protein MDSEDEKPRVKDYMTRDVVTVSPDDSVETVARRIADSDDTHSGFPVCDGRHVEGFVSARDLLLAEDHDPIFKVMTQDLLVAHPEMKLNDAGRVILRSGIQRLPVVDDAGNLVGIISNADVIRSQIERATPGKVEKLQRTLETIHGIEAREDRREVSLEKLTPTQSRVYADELEGRRYELERGLAEPLVVIDNDGEVLLADGHHRVKAADSLGIEEMDAYLIVIDERVDLGMAETARKEDLNSIDDIEEVEYAHHPLVETTKRLQDDA, encoded by the coding sequence ATGGATTCCGAGGACGAGAAGCCACGCGTCAAAGACTACATGACCCGGGACGTGGTGACCGTCTCGCCGGACGATTCGGTCGAAACCGTCGCGCGTCGAATCGCCGACAGCGACGACACCCACAGCGGGTTCCCGGTCTGTGACGGCCGTCACGTCGAGGGGTTCGTCAGCGCCCGCGACCTCCTGCTCGCGGAGGACCACGACCCCATCTTCAAGGTCATGACCCAGGATCTGCTGGTCGCCCACCCGGAAATGAAGCTCAACGATGCCGGCCGCGTCATCCTCCGGTCGGGCATCCAGCGGCTCCCCGTCGTCGACGACGCCGGCAACCTCGTCGGGATCATCTCGAACGCCGACGTGATCCGCAGCCAGATCGAACGCGCCACCCCCGGCAAGGTCGAGAAACTCCAGCGCACCCTCGAAACCATCCACGGGATCGAGGCCCGAGAGGACCGTCGCGAAGTCTCCCTGGAGAAACTCACACCGACCCAGAGCAGGGTCTACGCCGACGAACTGGAGGGGCGACGCTACGAACTGGAACGCGGTCTCGCGGAACCGCTGGTCGTCATCGACAACGACGGAGAGGTTCTCCTGGCCGACGGCCACCACCGCGTCAAGGCCGCCGACAGCCTCGGGATCGAGGAGATGGACGCCTACCTCATCGTCATCGACGAGCGGGTCGACCTCGGGATGGCCGAGACCGCACGGAAGGAGGACCTGAACTCGATCGACGACATCGAGGAGGTCGAGTACGCCCACCACCCGCTGGTCGAGACGACCAAACGGTTGCAGGACGACGCCTGA
- a CDS encoding ATP-binding protein, giving the protein MTDRISVCVVAEAADATERVRRALAAVADGDVTVVERDASAVESDASALDCVVAVTPQSDADWERLADRGTLPLVVLAAPDEAAAVRRRAEEGGVTDVVVTDEDRFAALANRVLGVVRGRRSMEDPGSAADTGPDGRYLRDLYDVATDETLTFEEKADRILGIGLDRLGVENAHFSTIDREPERYEVVASVGELPIEPGELLELPETFCRRTIQSEEVLTIAHAAEEGWVGDPAYEATGVECYLGARITVGGSLYGTVCFMDRSAHPSFDEAERAFVSLVARWLSHELERARREDALDRLHDGTADLLRARTATAVCETATEVTATVLDAPRSRVWLVDDEAGTTLRPAASHGCSDDPGRIDRSDDRGEKLWTALDTGETGRYGGLSEQESDRDSDGDRTPSGNPGELDGCGFGSLTRSALVTPLGTEGVLVAGSETVDAFDGIDRSMAGMLGSNVVAALDRTDWIEQLQGARERFRRIFESASDGLLLVDDEADEIVDCNDRICELLGYDRAALRTIAPSTICRDDLDAFRRLLDRTHDNGRARADELVCRTGDGGHVPVAVSAAALELDGEEYVLASLRDVRDRKRREQALSVFNRVLRHNIRNDMNVIVGRASILEASLDDEDDLTHLARIMETARNLADLGEKARTFGQLDERDPDADSVELGPFVDRVGESLVEEYPDATVTVRGDREAVAAVDPTLDVAVRELLENAIKHARTDEPTVDVAITRAADGVTVRIADEGPGLPDQDHAVLEGGLETPLDHGSGLGLWLADWVVTAAGGSISVLEADADGTVIELSLPVGTDASRDR; this is encoded by the coding sequence ATGACTGACCGCATCTCGGTTTGTGTCGTCGCGGAGGCCGCGGACGCGACCGAGCGGGTCCGCCGGGCGCTCGCCGCCGTCGCAGACGGGGACGTGACCGTCGTGGAGCGGGACGCGTCCGCCGTGGAGTCGGACGCCTCGGCGCTGGACTGCGTCGTGGCCGTCACACCCCAGTCCGACGCGGACTGGGAGCGACTCGCCGACCGCGGAACTCTCCCCCTCGTCGTCCTCGCGGCCCCCGACGAGGCGGCCGCGGTCCGCCGCCGCGCCGAGGAAGGAGGCGTGACCGACGTGGTCGTGACCGACGAGGACCGGTTCGCTGCGCTGGCGAACCGCGTGCTGGGCGTGGTCCGGGGTCGCCGGTCGATGGAGGACCCGGGGTCGGCGGCCGACACTGGGCCGGACGGGCGGTACCTGCGCGACCTCTACGACGTGGCGACCGACGAGACGCTGACCTTCGAGGAGAAGGCCGACCGCATCCTCGGGATCGGACTCGACAGGTTGGGCGTCGAAAACGCGCACTTCTCGACGATCGACCGCGAGCCCGAGCGGTACGAGGTGGTCGCGAGCGTCGGCGAACTGCCCATCGAACCCGGCGAGTTGCTGGAGTTGCCCGAGACGTTCTGTCGGCGGACGATCCAGTCCGAGGAGGTGTTGACGATCGCTCACGCCGCCGAGGAGGGGTGGGTCGGCGATCCGGCCTACGAGGCAACCGGCGTGGAGTGCTATCTCGGCGCTCGCATCACCGTCGGCGGGTCGCTGTACGGCACCGTCTGCTTCATGGACCGCTCGGCACACCCCTCGTTCGACGAGGCCGAACGGGCCTTCGTCAGCCTCGTCGCGCGGTGGCTCAGCCACGAACTCGAACGGGCGCGCCGCGAGGACGCTCTCGATCGGCTCCACGACGGCACCGCCGACCTGCTTCGGGCGCGGACGGCGACCGCGGTCTGTGAGACGGCCACAGAGGTGACCGCGACGGTGCTTGACGCCCCCCGAAGTCGGGTCTGGCTGGTCGACGACGAAGCCGGGACGACGCTCCGCCCGGCCGCGAGCCACGGCTGTTCGGACGACCCCGGCCGGATCGACCGTAGCGACGACCGCGGAGAAAAACTCTGGACCGCACTCGACACGGGCGAGACCGGCCGGTACGGCGGCCTGTCCGAGCAGGAGTCGGATCGAGACTCCGACGGTGATCGGACCCCCTCGGGTAATCCCGGGGAACTGGACGGCTGTGGTTTCGGCTCCCTGACCCGGAGCGCACTCGTCACACCGCTCGGAACCGAAGGGGTCCTCGTGGCGGGCTCGGAGACGGTCGATGCCTTCGACGGCATCGACAGGTCGATGGCGGGGATGCTCGGCTCGAACGTGGTGGCGGCCCTCGACCGGACCGACTGGATCGAGCAGTTACAGGGTGCCCGCGAGCGGTTCCGGCGTATCTTCGAGTCGGCAAGCGACGGCCTCCTGCTGGTCGACGACGAGGCCGACGAGATCGTCGACTGCAACGACCGGATCTGTGAGCTACTGGGGTACGACCGGGCGGCGCTCCGGACGATCGCGCCCTCGACGATCTGTCGCGACGACCTCGACGCCTTCCGGCGGCTGCTCGACCGCACCCACGACAACGGCCGCGCGCGGGCCGACGAACTCGTCTGTCGGACGGGAGACGGCGGTCACGTACCGGTCGCCGTCTCGGCCGCCGCGCTGGAACTCGACGGCGAGGAGTACGTCCTCGCCAGTCTGCGAGACGTGCGCGACCGCAAACGCCGCGAACAGGCGCTGAGCGTGTTCAACCGCGTCCTCCGGCACAACATTCGCAACGACATGAACGTCATCGTCGGGCGCGCCTCGATCCTCGAAGCGTCGCTCGACGACGAGGACGATCTGACTCACCTCGCTCGCATCATGGAGACCGCACGCAATCTGGCGGATCTGGGCGAGAAAGCCCGGACGTTCGGCCAGCTGGACGAGCGCGATCCCGACGCCGACAGCGTCGAACTCGGGCCGTTCGTCGACCGGGTCGGCGAGTCCCTGGTCGAAGAGTACCCCGACGCGACAGTGACGGTGCGGGGTGATCGCGAGGCCGTCGCCGCCGTCGATCCGACGCTCGACGTGGCCGTCCGGGAACTTCTGGAGAACGCCATCAAACACGCCCGGACCGACGAACCGACCGTCGACGTGGCCATCACGCGGGCGGCCGACGGCGTGACGGTCAGGATCGCCGACGAAGGGCCGGGCCTCCCCGACCAGGACCACGCCGTGCTGGAAGGGGGGCTGGAGACGCCACTGGACCACGGGAGCGGACTGGGGCTCTGGCTGGCCGACTGGGTCGTCACCGCCGCCGGCGGGTCGATCTCGGTGCTCGAAGCGGACGCGGACGGCACCGTGATCGAACTGTCGCTCCCGGTCGGCACCGACGCGTCCCGCGACCGCTGA
- the lrpA1 gene encoding HTH-type transcriptional regulator LrpA1 — MAVESTEERILSVLEEDAQASYAEIAERADVSKPTVRKYIQQLEEDGVIVGYSADVDPKKLASKSIALVGIDVESERYVEVTRDLKEIDAIDALYTSSGDHMLMAEVHAPDGDALGDVINEEIVDRDGVAAAHPSFLQERLK, encoded by the coding sequence ATGGCAGTCGAGTCCACGGAGGAGCGAATCCTGTCCGTCCTCGAAGAGGACGCACAGGCCTCCTACGCAGAGATAGCCGAGCGGGCCGACGTCTCGAAGCCCACGGTGCGGAAGTACATCCAACAGCTCGAAGAGGACGGTGTGATCGTGGGGTACTCCGCGGACGTGGACCCGAAGAAACTCGCGTCGAAATCCATCGCGCTGGTGGGGATCGACGTGGAGAGCGAACGCTACGTCGAGGTGACCCGGGACCTCAAGGAGATCGACGCGATCGACGCCCTCTACACGTCGAGCGGTGACCACATGCTGATGGCGGAGGTGCACGCCCCCGACGGCGACGCGCTGGGCGACGTGATCAACGAGGAGATCGTCGACCGCGACGGCGTCGCCGCCGCACACCCTTCCTTCCTCCAGGAACGACTGAAGTAA
- a CDS encoding bifunctional oligoribonuclease/PAP phosphatase NrnA — translation MDTRLVVGCGSVGYDLVSALADRPGELSVLEESERRVERLREEGIAASHVDRLDAATLGDHADGVDTVVVAGDDPRENYRRATVASEAIPDAMLFAFAGLEPDEAVLSQLRSLTDTLVEPGTVTADFLGRRIGDEGLQTRKLRQAFWDIEEPLAIVAHDNPDPDAIASAVALERVASVLGVEAEVCYYGEISHQENRAFVNLLEYDLTQLDPDADLDRFGGFALVDHSRPGVNDQLPEDTPVDIVIDHHPPRAPVDARFVDLRSNVGATSTLLVQYLDQFGIAIEADVATGLLFGIRIDTNDFSREVSTADFEAAATVVRTADMGALDRIESPSISGDTFDTIAQAISNRHRRGPVLTSCVGELNDRDALAQAADRLLNLEGVQATVVYGLIDGVIYVSSRARGTDLDLGETLRSAFDQIGSAGGHADMAGAQIPVVDTALDPASDGETPGDDEPSADATAVGGDGDADAATPDATANGDDASPDADTDGLVGTDLAGDLEEFVAERFFEALRERPPDERTGLLLGGTFTEQEPGW, via the coding sequence ATGGATACCCGGCTGGTCGTGGGGTGTGGATCGGTCGGTTACGATCTCGTCTCGGCGCTCGCGGACAGGCCGGGCGAGCTATCGGTTCTCGAGGAGAGCGAGCGACGCGTCGAGCGCCTGCGCGAGGAAGGTATCGCCGCGTCCCACGTGGACCGTCTCGACGCCGCGACGCTGGGTGATCACGCCGACGGCGTCGACACGGTCGTCGTCGCGGGCGACGACCCCCGGGAGAACTACCGCCGGGCGACCGTCGCCAGCGAGGCTATCCCCGACGCCATGCTGTTCGCCTTCGCTGGTCTCGAACCGGACGAGGCCGTCCTCTCCCAACTGCGGTCGCTGACGGACACGCTGGTCGAACCCGGGACCGTGACTGCCGACTTCCTGGGTCGTCGGATCGGCGACGAGGGGCTCCAGACCCGGAAACTCCGCCAGGCCTTCTGGGACATCGAGGAGCCCCTGGCCATCGTCGCCCACGACAATCCCGATCCCGACGCCATCGCGAGCGCGGTGGCGCTCGAACGGGTCGCGTCGGTGCTGGGCGTCGAGGCCGAGGTGTGTTACTACGGGGAGATATCCCACCAGGAGAACCGTGCGTTCGTCAACCTGCTGGAGTACGACCTGACACAGCTTGACCCCGACGCCGACCTCGACCGGTTCGGCGGGTTCGCGCTGGTCGATCACTCCCGGCCGGGCGTCAACGACCAGTTGCCCGAGGACACGCCCGTCGACATCGTCATCGACCATCACCCACCGCGAGCGCCGGTCGACGCACGGTTCGTCGACCTCCGGAGCAACGTCGGCGCGACCAGCACCCTGCTGGTGCAGTACCTCGACCAGTTCGGCATCGCCATCGAGGCCGACGTGGCGACCGGCCTGCTCTTTGGCATCCGGATCGACACGAACGACTTCAGCCGGGAGGTGTCGACGGCGGACTTCGAGGCGGCCGCGACGGTCGTCCGGACCGCGGACATGGGCGCGCTCGACCGGATCGAGTCCCCGTCGATCAGCGGCGACACGTTCGACACGATCGCGCAGGCCATCTCCAACCGCCACCGCCGGGGCCCCGTCCTGACCAGTTGCGTCGGCGAGTTGAACGACCGGGACGCCCTCGCACAGGCCGCCGACCGCCTGCTGAACCTGGAGGGGGTACAGGCGACCGTCGTATACGGCCTCATCGACGGCGTGATCTACGTCTCCAGTCGCGCCCGCGGGACCGACCTCGACCTGGGCGAGACGCTGCGGTCGGCGTTCGACCAGATCGGCAGCGCCGGCGGCCACGCCGACATGGCCGGTGCACAGATCCCCGTCGTCGACACCGCTCTGGACCCGGCGAGCGACGGCGAGACCCCCGGCGATGACGAGCCCAGCGCGGACGCGACGGCGGTGGGCGGGGACGGCGACGCGGACGCGGCGACCCCGGATGCGACCGCAAACGGTGACGACGCGAGCCCCGACGCCGACACAGACGGGCTCGTGGGAACAGATCTCGCCGGCGATCTGGAGGAGTTCGTGGCCGAGCGGTTCTTCGAGGCGCTCCGGGAACGGCCGCCGGACGAGCGGACGGGGCTGTTACTGGGCGGCACGTTCACGGAGCAGGAGCCGGGCTGGTGA
- a CDS encoding 2-oxoacid:acceptor oxidoreductase subunit alpha: MTELMWRIAGGSGDGIDSTSQNFAKALMRAGLDVFTHRHYPSRIRGGHTYVEVRADEDPVRSRGDGFNFLLALGDSFARNPQEGSDTVYGNEEIKPLSENLDDLNEGGVIVYDEGLLDEETLERADIDLEAMAEENDWHVYPLDLRGLAREHGREVMRNTAGVGATAALLDMDLQHIEALMEDAMTGEVLEANLDILERAHESVNEEYEFTHDLRTPTGDHDEQQVLMSGSNAVAYGAIDEGCRFISGYPMTPWTDVFTILSQHLPKFGGIAEQVEDEIAAASLAVGASHAGVKAMSGSSGGGFALMSEPLGLAEMTETPIVLIEAMRAGPSTGMPTKPEQADLEHILYTSQGDSCRIVFAPANVRECYDQTRAAFRLAYEYQLPAIVIIDQKLSGEMRNADESFFDREPNADPGSVLTEEEIREAAHHESGKFKRYQHDTENGASPRAIPGQKDGRFLASGNEHTPEGHISESPTNRVAQMDRRMSKLDSIRAELDDGDSSHQTHYGPEDAEYGLLVWGSQQDTVFEAVDQLNEAGESVKALGVSDLMPYPEDEVSAFLESVESCLVVEMNASAQFRGLTQKELGRFGPKLNSLLKYNGEAFEPSEVVEGFERIVSRDAAIPEGTKFVPAAGD, from the coding sequence ATGACAGAACTAATGTGGCGCATCGCTGGCGGGTCCGGCGACGGGATCGACTCGACCAGTCAGAACTTCGCCAAGGCACTGATGCGTGCGGGACTCGACGTATTCACACACCGACACTACCCCTCCCGGATCCGGGGCGGCCACACCTACGTCGAGGTACGGGCCGACGAGGACCCCGTCCGGTCGCGGGGCGACGGCTTCAACTTCCTGCTGGCGCTGGGCGACAGTTTCGCCCGCAATCCACAGGAAGGGTCCGATACCGTCTACGGCAACGAGGAGATCAAACCTCTCTCGGAGAATCTGGACGATCTCAACGAGGGCGGTGTGATCGTCTACGACGAGGGCCTGCTCGACGAGGAGACGCTGGAGCGGGCCGACATCGACCTGGAGGCGATGGCCGAGGAGAACGACTGGCACGTCTACCCGCTGGACCTCCGGGGCCTCGCCCGCGAACACGGCCGGGAGGTGATGCGCAACACCGCCGGCGTCGGCGCGACCGCCGCCTTGCTCGACATGGACCTCCAGCACATCGAGGCGCTGATGGAGGACGCCATGACCGGCGAGGTGCTGGAGGCGAACCTCGACATCCTCGAACGTGCTCACGAGTCGGTGAACGAGGAGTACGAGTTCACCCACGACCTCCGGACCCCGACCGGTGACCACGACGAACAGCAGGTCCTGATGTCGGGGAGCAACGCCGTCGCCTACGGGGCCATCGACGAGGGCTGTCGGTTCATCTCGGGCTACCCGATGACCCCCTGGACCGACGTGTTCACGATCCTCTCCCAGCACCTCCCGAAGTTCGGCGGCATCGCCGAGCAGGTCGAAGACGAGATCGCCGCCGCCTCCCTCGCCGTGGGGGCGTCCCACGCCGGCGTCAAGGCGATGTCCGGCTCTTCGGGCGGCGGATTCGCGCTGATGTCCGAACCGCTCGGGCTGGCGGAGATGACCGAGACGCCGATCGTCCTGATCGAGGCGATGCGGGCCGGCCCCTCGACGGGGATGCCCACGAAACCCGAGCAGGCCGACCTCGAGCACATCCTCTATACGAGTCAGGGTGACTCCTGCCGGATCGTGTTCGCGCCCGCGAACGTCCGGGAGTGTTACGACCAGACTCGCGCGGCCTTCCGACTGGCCTACGAGTACCAGCTCCCGGCCATCGTCATCATCGACCAGAAGCTCTCCGGCGAGATGCGCAACGCAGACGAGTCCTTCTTCGATCGGGAGCCCAACGCCGATCCGGGTAGCGTCCTCACGGAAGAGGAGATCCGCGAGGCGGCCCACCACGAGTCGGGGAAGTTCAAGCGCTATCAGCACGACACCGAGAACGGCGCGAGTCCGCGCGCGATCCCCGGACAGAAGGACGGTCGCTTCCTCGCGTCGGGTAACGAACACACGCCGGAGGGCCACATCAGTGAGAGCCCGACCAACCGCGTCGCCCAGATGGACCGGCGGATGTCGAAACTCGACTCGATCCGGGCGGAACTGGACGACGGCGACTCGTCCCACCAGACCCACTACGGCCCCGAGGACGCCGAGTACGGGCTGCTGGTGTGGGGCAGTCAGCAGGACACCGTCTTCGAGGCCGTCGATCAGTTGAACGAGGCCGGCGAGTCCGTGAAGGCGCTTGGCGTCAGCGACCTCATGCCCTACCCCGAAGACGAGGTGTCGGCGTTCCTCGAATCCGTCGAGTCCTGCCTGGTGGTCGAGATGAACGCCTCGGCGCAGTTCCGGGGGCTGACCCAGAAGGAACTCGGCCGGTTCGGGCCGAAACTCAACAGCCTCCTGAAGTACAACGGCGAGGCCTTCGAGCCCTCCGAGGTCGTCGAGGGCTTCGAGCGCATCGTCTCCCGGGACGCCGCGATCCCGGAGGGAACCAAGTTCGTGCCCGCGGCAGGTGACTAA